The Calypte anna isolate BGI_N300 chromosome 2, bCalAnn1_v1.p, whole genome shotgun sequence genome includes a window with the following:
- the LOC115597781 gene encoding carbonic anhydrase 13-like, whose product MLHWGYDEHNGPAHWKEVFPVANGDRQSPIDIKTEETKYDPSLRPLNPNYDPASAKIILNNGHSTSVEFDDTVNKSVLTGGPLSGTYRLRQIHFHWGSNDEAGSEHAVDGMKYAAELHVVHWNAEKYSSFVEAARQSDGLAVMAVFLKIGECNPQLKKITDRLDTIRIKGKKALFTNFDPSCLLPKSLDYWTYFGSLTVPPLLESVIWIVLREPISVCSEQLAKFRSLLSTAEDEVACCLLRNFRPPQPLKGREVRRN is encoded by the exons GGCCTGCCCACTGGAAGGAGGTTTTTCCTGTCGCTAATGGAGACCGCCAGTCACCCATTGACATCAAAACTGAGGAAACCAAGTATGATCCCTCTCTCCGTCCTCTAAATCCAAATTATGATCCAGCTTCTGCTAAAATCATCCTTAACAACGGGCACTCCACCAGTGTTGAGTTTGATGACACTGTCAACAAATCAG TGCTGACTGGGGGGCCACTCAGTGGGACCTACAGGCTGCGCCAGATCCATTTCCACTGGGGGTCCAATGATGAAGCCGGCTCCGAGCACGCAGTGGATGGGATGAAATATGCTGCAGAG CTTCATGTGGTCCACTGGAACgcagaaaaatattccagttttgTTGAGGCAGCTCGTCAGTCAGATGGATTAGCAGTCATGGCTGTATTTctgaag ATTGGTGAATGCAACCCTCAGCTGAAGAAGATTACAGACCGCTTGGACACCATCAGAATCAAG gGTAAAAAAGCACTGTTCACGAACTTTGATCCCAGCTGTCTGCTTCCCAAGTCCCTGGACTACTGGACTTACTTTGGCTCTCTCACTGTTCCACCTCTTCTTGAGAGTGTCATCTGGATTGTCCTGAGAGAGCCCATAAGTGTTTGTTCTGAACAG CTCGCCAAATTCCGCAGCCTCCTGAGCACGGCTGAGGATGAGGTCGCCTGCTGCTTGCTGAGAAACTTCCGCCCTCCCCAGCCCTTAAAGGGAAGAGAAGTCAGAAGGAATTAA